One part of the Tenacibaculum sp. 190130A14a genome encodes these proteins:
- the serS gene encoding serine--tRNA ligase: protein MLQVQFIRENKQTVLEGLAKRNFANAEAIIEEVLTADEARRATQVSLDNVLAESNKISKEIGGLFKSGEVQKANLLKEKTGQLKEQSKELSEKLNEAANTLQGLLYQIPNIPHASVVAGKNEEDNEEIFKEGIVPELGEEALPHWELAKKYDIIDFELGAKVSGAGFPIFKGKGARLQRALISYFLDKNTAAGYTEVQVPHLINEASGYGTGQLPDKEGQMYHVTGDDLYLIPTSEVPITNMHRGDLLQESDLPKAYTGYTPCFRREAGSYGAHVRGLNRLHQFDKVELVRVEHPDNSYNALNDIVEHIKGILRDLKLPYRILRLCGGDTGFTAALTFDFEVYSTAQNRWLEISSASNVESFQANRLKLRFKNKEGKSQLAHTLNASSLALPRVLAGILENYQTPEGIKIPEVLVPYCGFDIID, encoded by the coding sequence ATGTTACAGGTTCAGTTTATTAGAGAAAACAAACAAACTGTTTTAGAAGGATTGGCAAAAAGAAATTTTGCGAATGCAGAAGCAATAATTGAAGAAGTATTAACTGCTGATGAAGCTCGTAGAGCTACACAAGTTTCATTAGATAATGTTTTAGCTGAATCTAATAAAATATCCAAGGAAATAGGTGGGCTTTTTAAATCTGGAGAAGTACAAAAAGCTAACTTACTAAAAGAAAAAACGGGTCAATTAAAAGAGCAATCTAAAGAATTATCAGAGAAGTTAAACGAAGCAGCAAATACTTTACAAGGGTTGTTGTATCAAATCCCAAACATTCCACATGCTTCAGTTGTTGCTGGTAAAAATGAGGAAGATAATGAAGAAATTTTTAAGGAAGGAATTGTTCCAGAATTAGGAGAAGAAGCATTGCCTCACTGGGAATTGGCGAAGAAGTATGATATTATTGATTTCGAATTAGGAGCGAAAGTAAGTGGAGCAGGTTTTCCTATTTTCAAAGGAAAAGGAGCTCGTTTACAGCGTGCATTAATTAGTTATTTCTTAGATAAAAATACTGCTGCAGGATATACAGAAGTGCAAGTTCCGCATTTAATTAATGAAGCTTCGGGTTATGGTACTGGACAATTACCAGATAAAGAAGGTCAAATGTATCATGTAACAGGAGATGATTTGTATTTGATTCCTACTTCAGAAGTTCCTATTACGAATATGCACAGAGGTGATTTATTGCAAGAAAGTGATTTGCCAAAAGCGTATACGGGGTATACACCATGTTTTAGAAGAGAGGCAGGAAGTTATGGAGCACATGTAAGAGGTTTGAATCGTTTACACCAATTTGATAAGGTAGAACTTGTTCGTGTGGAGCATCCAGATAATTCATACAATGCTTTAAATGATATAGTAGAGCATATCAAAGGGATTTTACGTGATTTAAAATTACCGTATCGTATTTTACGTTTGTGTGGAGGTGACACTGGATTTACAGCTGCACTGACATTTGATTTTGAAGTGTATTCTACAGCACAAAATCGTTGGTTAGAAATTAGTTCAGCATCAAATGTAGAATCTTTTCAAGCAAATAGATTAAAGCTACGTTTTAAAAATAAAGAAGGAAAGAGTCAATTAGCACATACATTAAATGCAAGTTCTTTGGCTTTACCAAGAGTATTGGCTGGAATTCTAGAAAACTATCAAACTCCTGAAGGAATTAAAATACCAGAAGTATTGGTTCCATATTGTGGTTTCGATATCATTGACTAA
- a CDS encoding bifunctional riboflavin kinase/FAD synthetase: MEITHSIFDFKPTEETIVTIGTFDGVHIGHQKIIEKLVKEARKTGKKSVLLTFFPHPRMVLQKDASIELINTINERASRLEKLGLDYLIIHPFSKEFSRLTALDFVRDVLVNQLNTHKLIIGYDHHFGKNREGNIEQLTEYSHLYDFTVEEIPAQDIDDVSVSSTKIRRALSGGELRTANNYLGYHFSLTGKVVNGKKLGGKIGYPTANIEVEEAYKLIPKTGVYVVKSVIDNQKVYGMMNIGNRPTVNGEYQTIEVHFFDFDDDLYGKKLTVELMYYLREEQKFDSVTSLMNQLEKDKEDSLLHIQTNQ, from the coding sequence TTGGAAATAACCCACTCAATTTTTGATTTTAAGCCGACGGAAGAAACCATTGTAACCATTGGAACATTTGATGGTGTTCATATTGGACATCAAAAAATCATTGAAAAATTAGTGAAAGAAGCTCGTAAAACAGGGAAAAAATCTGTTCTGTTAACATTCTTTCCTCACCCAAGAATGGTACTTCAAAAAGATGCTTCTATAGAATTGATAAATACGATCAATGAAAGAGCAAGTCGTTTAGAAAAATTAGGACTCGATTACTTAATTATTCATCCTTTTAGTAAAGAATTTTCCAGACTTACTGCATTAGATTTTGTACGTGATGTTTTGGTAAATCAACTAAATACACACAAATTGATTATAGGATACGATCATCATTTTGGGAAAAATAGGGAAGGGAATATAGAACAGCTAACAGAGTATTCTCATTTGTACGACTTTACAGTGGAAGAAATTCCAGCACAAGATATAGATGATGTTTCTGTAAGTTCTACAAAGATAAGAAGAGCTCTTTCTGGTGGTGAATTAAGAACGGCTAACAACTACTTGGGATATCATTTTTCTTTAACTGGAAAAGTGGTCAATGGAAAAAAGTTAGGAGGAAAGATAGGGTACCCAACCGCTAATATAGAAGTTGAAGAAGCGTATAAATTGATTCCAAAAACAGGGGTTTATGTTGTAAAGTCTGTAATCGATAATCAAAAAGTTTACGGGATGATGAACATTGGTAATAGACCAACGGTAAATGGTGAATATCAAACAATAGAGGTGCATTTTTTTGATTTTGATGATGACTTATATGGTAAAAAACTTACCGTGGAGTTGATGTACTATTTAAGAGAAGAACAAAAATTTGATTCAGTAACTTCTTTAATGAATCAACTAGAGAAAGATAAAGAAGACTCACTTTTACATATTCAAACAAACCAATAA